Proteins from one Camelina sativa cultivar DH55 chromosome 8, Cs, whole genome shotgun sequence genomic window:
- the LOC104706621 gene encoding uncharacterized protein LOC104706621, producing the protein MASLFNKFQQAVGVLAKSTTFAKNPRQLQFEADVNKLFMYTSYNRLGREAEETDAEEIIEMAGKTTLSEQQKQVQENIHYQVENFCSLMDEILLPDVSKNESGSLSTNPPPPPRRSGLTFAVGSSNASSDAVKPLVPETKPLKLNEVSQRLMDQMGYTLEIKPSVIPHQDAGQGCFIKGEADVGTVLAFYPGVIYSPAFYRYIPGYPKVDSQNSYLITRYDGTVINAQPWGLGGESREVWNGSYTPKVVSNTKTAENGSDRLWKALSKPLEGSGRAKDVLERRNPLAFAHLANHPAKEMTPNVMICPYDFPLMEKDLRPYIPNISFGDSGEIKMKRFGSFWFKTGSKNGLEAPVLKTLVLVATRALSNEELLLNYRLSNSKRRPDWYTPVNEEEDRRRWS; encoded by the exons atggCGTCTCTTTTCAACAAATTCCAGCAG GCTGTTGGAGTTCTTGCCAAGAGTACCACATTTGCTAAGAACCCAAGGCAACTGCAATTTGAAGCTGACGTTAACAAACTGTTTATGTATACAAG tTATAATCGGTTGGGAAGAGAAGCTGAGGAGACAGATGCAGAAGAGATCATTGAGATGGCTGGTAAAACCACTTTATCTGAGCAGCAGAAGCAAGTTCAAGAGAATATTCACTACCAAGTGGAAAACTTCTGCTCTTTGATGGATGAAATCCTTCTTCCTGATGTTAGCAAGAACGAGTCGGGCTCACTATCGACaaaccctcctcctcctcctcgtagAAGTGGTCTTACTTTCGCCGTTGGTAGTAGTAATGCTTCCTCAGATGCAGTTAAGCCTC TTGTTCCTGAGACAAAGCCTTTGAAACTCAACGAGGTCTCACAGAGATTAATGGACCAAATGGGCTATACCCTCGAGATCAAACCGTCTGTAATACCTCACCAAGACGCTGGTCAAGGTTGTTTCATTAAAGGCGAAGCAGATGTTGGAACCGTCTTAGCCTTTTACCCTGGGGTTATTTACTCTCCTGCTTTCTATAGGTACATTCCCGGGTACCCGAAGGTTGATTCACAGAACTCGTATCTCATTACAAGATACGATGGAACTGTAATAAACGCTCAGCCTTGGGGTCTTGGGGGAGAGTCTAGGGAAGTATGGAACGGGTCCTACACACCTAAGGTTGTTTCAAACACCAAAACCGCTGAAAACGGGTCAGACAGGTTATGGAAAGCGTTGAGCAAGCCGCTCGAAGGTTCGGGTAGAGCAAAAGATGTTCTTGAGAGGAGAAATCCATTGGCTTTTGCTCACTTAGCTAACCACCCGGCGAAAGAGATGACTCCAAACGTTATGATATGTCCTTATGACTTCCCCTTGATGGAGAAAGATCTGCGGCCTTACATTCCGAATATATCTTTTGGGGATTCTGGAGAAATAAAGATGAAGAGATTTGGAAGCTTCTGGTTTAAGACAGGGAGTAAAAACGGGTTAGAAGCTCCGGTTCTAAAGACACTGGTTTTGGTGGCAACGAGGGCGTTAAGTAACGAGGAACTATTGCTGAATTACAGGCTGAGCAACTCTAAGAGGCGACCAGATTGGTATACTCCGGTTAACGAAGAGGAGGATCGGAGAAGATGGAGCTAA
- the LOC104706622 gene encoding serine carboxypeptidase-like 34, whose translation MGSHHSLVFSVLLLFLVSSFLSLSSSAAEKLCSDNDGDSGYFRSRVLAAQRADRVKDLPGQPPVKFRQYAGYVTVNETHGRALFYWFFEATHNPSKKPLLLWLNGGPGCSSVGFGASEELGPFFPQNSSQPNLKLNPYSWNKAANLLFLESPVGVGFSYSNTSRDISQLGDTVTASDSYNFLVNWFKRFPQYKSHDFFIAGESYAGHYVPQLSELIYNQNKIASKKDFINLKGLMIGNALLDDETDQKGMIDYAYDHAVISDALYEKVNQHCDFKLEHVSKECNGALDEYFDVYKILDMYSLYSPKCVPTSTNSSTSHSVAGTRPLPAARNTFRPRLISQNEGWRRMAAGYDPCLSEYTEKYMNRRDVQEALHANVTNIPYPWTHCSDTISFWSDAPASMLPTLRKLVSAGLRVWVFSGDTDGRIPVTATRYSLKKLGLKIVQDWTPWYTKLQVGGWTVEYDGLTYVTIRGAGHQVPTFKPREALQLVHHFLGNKKLPTFPF comes from the exons atgggTTCTCATCATAGTCTTGTGTTCTCTGTTCTTCTCCTATTTCTTGTGTCCTCTTTTCTTAGCTtatcatcatcagcagcagAAAAGCTGTGCAGTGACAACGACGGCGACAGTGGTTATTTCCGGTCTAGGGTTTTGGCGGCACAACGAGCTGATCGAGTCAAGGATCTTCCAGGACAGCCGCCGGTGAAATTCCGGCAATACGCCGGTTATGTAACGGTTAATGAAACACATGGAAGAGCATTGTTCTATTGGTTCTTTGAAGCCACTCATAATCCAAGCAAAAAGCCTCTCCTTCTTTGGCTCAATGGAG GACCGGGATGTTCATCAGTCGGATTTGGAGCATCAGAAGAACTCGGACCATTCTTCCCTCAAAATTCCAGTCAGCCTAACCTCAAGCTGAATCCATACAGCTGGAACAAAG CGGCGAATTTGTTATTCCTGGAATCGCCTGTTGGAGTTGGTTTCTCCTACTCTAACACAAGCCGTGATATAAGTCAACTCGGTGACACTGTCACAG CGAGTGACTCGTACAACTTCCTCGTCAACTGGTTCAAGAGATTCCCTCAATACAAGTCACACGACTTTTTCATCGCCGGAGAAAGCTACGCcg GCCATTACGTTCCTCAACTTTCGGAGCTCATCTACAATCAAAACAAGATTGCGTCCAAGAAAGATTTCATTAATCTCAAGGGTTTAATG ATAGGAAACGCGTTGCTGGACGACGAAACGGATCAAAAGGGGATGATAGATTACGCGTATGATCACGCGGTGATATCAGATGCACTGTACGAGAAAGTGAACCAACACTGCGATTTCAAACTAGAACATGTGTCTAAGGAATGCAATGGGGCTTTAGATGAGTATTTTGATGTCTACAAGATCCTTGACATGTACAGTCTCTACTCTCCCAAGTGTGTCCCCACCTCCACCAACTCCTCTACTTCCCATTCAGTTGCCGGAACTCGCCCCCTACCCGCTGCTCGGAACACCTTCCGACCCCGTCTCATCTctcaaaat GAGGGATGGAGGAGGATGGCGGCAGGGTATGACCCATGTCTATCGGAGTATACAGAAAAGTATATGAACAGGAGAGATGTTCAGGAGGCACTTCACGCTAATGTCACCAACATCCCTTACCCTTGGACTCATTGCAG CGACACTATCTCATTCTGGTCTGACGCTCCCGCTTCTATGCTTCCTACCTTAAGAAAACTTGTTTCAGCAGGATTACGCGTATGGGTTTTCAG TGGTGATACAGACGGACGAATCCCTGTGACAGCAACCAGATACTCATTAAAGAAACTTGGTCTTAAGATAGTTCAAGACTGGACACCTTGGTACACCAAACTACAG GTCGGCGGGTGGACGGTGGAATACGATGGGTTAACGTATGTGACGATAAGAGGAGCCGGACACCAAGTTCCAACATTCAAACCTAGAGAAGCACTTCAGCTCGTTCATCATTTCCTAGGCAATAAGAAACTTCCTACTTTTCCCTTCTGA